From the genome of Phaeodactylum tricornutum CCAP 1055/1 chromosome 13, whole genome shotgun sequence, one region includes:
- a CDS encoding predicted protein yields MATQQLQQIISETLSPYAETRKTAEDHLKAAKSSPSHPLQVLEIVAKADGNDAAVRQAAAVHFKNVVKKGWDVQREEGNEGIVINDQDRITIKSHLVQLMCTTPPQIQVQLSEAISLIAAVDYPKAWDNLLPELVKQFQSPDQTVVNGVLKTANGIFKSFRFVQRSDDLYGIILYSLNIVQGPLLALFKSTGQKVDAVANNTAQLKPLMQSLRLMCRIFYSLNYQDLPEFFEDHMTDWMSEFAKYLTYQNPALVDTDEELEPSPIDTLQAAIIENLALYADKDEEPFMEYLPNFTRLVWNLLMTISAFPKHDSLATTSIRFLSSLVQKRMHHHLFQEEATLREIVLKIVIPNLLFRESDEERFEDDPREFIVTEVEGSDSESRRRCSQDLLRAMCRQFETQTTTICSEHVASMLLEFTNNPNGKWASKDAAIHLMMGIAIRRESSLGVSELNDAVNLMDFFQSQILPELQDPNHSNRPVVKATAIKFVSVFRQQFTREHLTQIMPMLIAQLGSPAVVVHTFAAYAIERILYTKETINGKKHPKFGAADLQPFLEPLFNGLFAIVDNVEHNENDYVMKCIMRSLATQGEGIIPVTQIVLTKLTAALGRVAKNPRNPQFNHFLFESIAVLVQSVCSVDRNATALFEPLLFEPFNIVLQMDIAEFTPYVFQILAQLLEYRPTGSGLGTAYQALFSPLLTPGLWDKRGNVPALSRLMQAYIRKAAPELVGQLNQILGVFQKLLSSRATEANAFDLLSSAILHFPQEEMETRIATIFQLVLTRLQAGKTPKYVRLCTHFFALFIGKYSANVFMDRMNAIQNGLSLNLLEHVWIPRVTTDPPVQRTEAKVQVVGLTKLLCEYPTLLNDAHGQAIWSKAVVATITILTSSSFKATEETGLDEEEIEIGYDAQFSQLKFARKAAEDPFPEVADPTLGFAQALHQVSSAHPGRILPLIQQGLNGADPKLSVGLESMLQAANVQLS; encoded by the exons ATGGCGACCCAGCAGCTTCAACAAATTATTTCCGAGACGCTGTCTCCTTACGCGGAAACGCGAAAGACTG CCGAAGATCATCTGAAAGCTGCCAAATCTAGTCCTAGTCATCCGCTGCAAGTCCTGGAAATTGTCGCCAAGGCGGACGGTAACGACGCGGCGGTGCGGCAAGCGGCTGCGGTGCACTTTAAAAATGTTGTCAAAAAGGGCTGGGACGTTCAACGGGAGGAGGGTAACGAGGGGATCGTCATCAACGATCAAGACCGTATCACCATCAAGTCACATTTGGTTCAACTCATGTGTACAACGCCGCCACAGATTCAAGTACAGCTCAGCGAAGCCATCTCCTTGATTGCGGCCGTCGACTACCCAAAAGCCTGGGACAATCTACTGCCCGAACTCGTAAAGCAATTTCAGTCTCCCGATCAGACGGTGGTTAACGGTGTACTGAAAACTGCCAACGGAATTTTCAAGTCGTTCCGATTCGTCCAACGATCCGACGATTTGTACGGGATTATCCTTTACTCTCTCAATATTGTGCAAGGACCACTTTTGGCTCTTTTCAAGTCCACCGGCCAAAAGGTGGACGCCGTCGCCAACAATACGGCTCAGCTCAAACCACTCATGCAGTCGCTACGCCTCATGTGTCGCATTTTTTACTCGCTCAACTACCAGGACTTGCCTGAATTCTTTGAAGATCACATGACGGACTGGATGTCCGAATTTGCCAAGTACCTCACGTACCAAAATCCGGCCTTGGTGGATACCGACGAAGAACTCGAACCCAGTCCGATTGATACTTTGCAAGCGGCTATTATTGAAAATTTGGCCCTTTACGCGGACAAGGATGAAGAGCCATTTATGGAATACCTACCCAACTTTACTCGACTCGTTTGGAACCTGCTCATGACGATCAGTGCCTTCCCGAAACACGACAGTCTCGCTACCACCAGCATTCGTTTCCTGTCCAGTCTCGTCCAAAAACGAATGCACCACCACCTTTTTCAGGAAGAAGCCACCCTCCGCGAAATTGTTTTAAAAATCGTCATTCCCAATTTGCTTTTTCGCGAGTCCGACGAAGAACGATTCGAAGACGATCCGAGGGAATTCATTGTCACCGAAGTCGAAggttctgacagtgaatctcGCCGTCGATGCAGTCAAGACTTGCTCAGGGCCATGTGTCGCCAGTTCGAAACGCAAACCACCACAATCTGCTCCGAACACGTTGCCAGTATGCTGCTCGAGTTCACCAATAACCCTAATGGTAAATGGGCATCCAAAGATGCCGCG ATTCATCTCATGATGGGCATTGCCATTCGACGAGAGAGTTCATTGGGGGTTTCTGAGCTCAACGATGCGGTCAACTTGATGGACTTTTTCCAATCGCAAATCTTGCCAGAACTACAGGATCCGAACCATTCGAATCGACCAGTGGTCAAAGCGACTGCAATCAAGTTCGTCAGTGTATTTCGCCAACAGTTTACGAGGGAGCACTTGACTCAGATCATGCCCATGCTGATTGCGCAACTCGGCTCACCAGCGGTTGTAGTCCACACCTTTGCCGCGTATGCGATTGAACGCATTTTGTATACGAAAGAGACCATCAACGGAAAAAAGCATCCCAAGTTTGGCGCGGCCGATCTCCAACCCTTTTTGGAACCCCTCTTCAATGGACTGTTTGCGATTGTAGACAACGTGGAGCACAACGAAAATGACTACGTCATGAAGTGCATCATGCGATCTTTGGCGACGCAAGGCGAGGGTATCATTCCCGTGACACAGATTGTTCTCACCAAACTGACTGCGGCATTGGGTCGCGTCGCCAAGAATCCTCGCAACCCACAGTTCAACCACTTCTTGTTTGAGTCCATTGCCGTCTTGGTTCAATCGGTTTGCTCCGTAGACCGCAATGCCACTGCACTATTCGAACCGCTTTTGTTCGAACCATTCAATATTGTGTTGCAAATGGATATTGCGGAATTTACACCTTatgtcttccaaatcttggcGCAGCTACTAGAGTATCGCCCGACTGGCTCGGGTTTGGGGACGGCCTACCAAGCACTCTTTTCCCCGTTGCTGACCCCGGGTCTTTGGGACAAGCGTGGAAATGTTCCAGCGTTGTCACGTTTGATGCAAGCCTACATTCGTAAGGCGGCACCGGAACTGGTGGGACAACTTAACCAGATACTGGgtgttttccaaaagctgcttTCATCGAGAGCTACAGAGGCCAATGCGTTTGACTTGCTGTCGTCAGCAATTCTTCACTTTccacaagaagaaatggaaacgcGCATTGCTACAATTTTTCAGCTTGTGTTGACACGGTTGCAAGCGGGCAAAACGCCCAAATATGTCCGGCTTTGCACGCATTTCTTTGCCCTCTTCATTGGCAAGTATAGCGCGAATGTGTTTATGGATCGTATGAACGCAATCCAGAATGGCTTGTCATTGAATTTGTTGGAGCATGTATGGATCCCACGCGTGACGACGGATCCCCCGGTCCAGCGTACGGAAGCCAAAGTGCAGGTTGTTGGGCTCACCAAGCTGCTTTGTGAATACCCCACCCTGTTGAACGATGCCCATGGGCAAGCCATTTGGTCAAAAGCAGTCGTTGCCACAATCACTATCCTTACATCATCATCATTTAAAGCCACGGAAGAAACAGGTTTAGATGAGGAAGAGATCGAAATCGGGTATGATGCCCAATTTTCACAGCTCAAATTTGCGAGAAAGGCCGCAGAAGATCCCTTCCCAGAAGTTGCGGACCCTACACTTGGTTTTGCCCAGGCTCTTCATCAAGTTTCGAGTGCACATCCGGGACGTATATTGCCCTTAATCCAGCAGGGGCTGAACGGGGCGGACCCAAAGTTGTCGGTTGGTCTGGAATCCATGCTACAAGCCGCCAACGTGCAACTATCGTAA
- a CDS encoding predicted protein, whose product MQRPIIQDVSLCLQPGKNYLVLGPPASGKSTLLKAIAGQLKSSSTEKLEGQILYNGRELEQWYIENAFAYIDQLDKHAPRLTVDETFEFSFQCKTGGTFQQAQDPRVLQDPKVMTAIQEADRSRLGVNMVLASLGLTEVRDTFVGNTAVRGVSGGQRRRVTVGEMITSRQPVLCGDEISTGLDAASTFDMVQVLTHFGKLAQMTRVFALLQPSPETFSLFDEIILVSEGLILYAGPIDEVEDYFAELGYRSPQFMDVADFLQTVSTEDGKKLYHPHGSIVSQLTLLKQVKKKYANSFFRNTWLNLKRFLLLWTRDKRVIFASAVKNILMGVSVGGVFRDVDDEVSILGALFQSGLFIMLGAMQSASGLVNDRVIFYKQMDANFFSSWPYTLGRTLAGFPQTIMDVFTFGTILYFMVGLSDRAVTEYFLFIAILMTFAMMMNMQLAVFASFAPDSQLQVYSACTLLLLILFGGYIVAPDAIPSFYLWIYWWNPFAWAYRALVINEFRSSRWDDPDATLAGIGFVYGIDSRPFEQDWLGYCFLYMTIYFFGCVVLTAVSLGYRRRVNVPFKPVTLSFADVCYEVKASTKNETLKLLNGVNGIFRSGRMCALMGSSGAGKTTLLDVIALRKRTGSVTGDVRLNGWSQDKISFCRCSGYVEQFDVQSPELTVRETILFSARLRLDRDVVTSEEDREAFVDQVIDDMELLPLADSLVGSDEGIGLSFEQKKRLSIAVELAASPSVVFLDEPTSGLDARSALLVVRALRNISDKGQTIVATIHQPSSAIFEMFDELLLLKRGGQVVFQGDLGKDCSRLVNYFENLGATKIELGENPANWMLRVITSEDMGDLAQKYVESKEYALLRKDLDEIKAVQDPELKIEYKDEFAASKAVRQLLVNGRLRLIYWRSPAYNLSRLMVSMVIAFVLGSVFILVRHPEIYTEVEMRSRLSVIFLTFIITGIMAILSVIPVMTKIREMFYRHQDSGMYDSAAIGWALGSAEKLFIVLATTIFTVVFLSVAGMTKSLRGLFGFWGFFTFNFAIYSYFGQAFVCLVENPATALILSSVFIGLNNFFAGLIVRPQLLVGSFFAFPFYITPGQYVYEGMVTSLYKGSPKIVTADVGGGFFEYLVDTGVCVPQQPEPCQGTVSDFIDVFFGGVFTDDHISRNALILGGILILTRVLTFAGLKYIRYN is encoded by the exons ATGCAACGCCCCATTATCCAAGATGTTTCGTTGTGCTTGCAGCCGGGCAAAAATTATCTCGTATTGGGGCCTCCCGCTTCGGGCAAGTCAACCTTGCTCAAAGCGATCGCGGGGCAGCTGAAatcatcgtcgacggaaAAACTGGAAGGCCAGATACTGTATAATGGACGGGAGTTGGAG CAGTGGTACATTGAAAATGCCTTTGCTTACATTGATCAACTAGACAAGCACGCACCACGGTTGACGGTCGACGAGACGTTcgaattttcttttcaatgtAAAACCGGAGGCACATTTCAGCAAGCTCAGGATCCACGCGTTTTGCAGGACCCCAAAGTTATGACAGCGATACAAGAAGCCGACCGGAGCAGACTCGGTGTGAATATGGTCTTGGCGAGTCTAGGGTTGACGGAAGTTCGCGATACGTTTGTGGGGAACACTGCCGTTCGTGGGGTTAGTGGAGGCCAACGGCGGCGAGTGACCGTGGGGGAAATGATTACGTCTCGTCAACCTGTCCTTTGCGGTGACGAAATTTCGACTGGTTTGGATGCTGCGTCCACCTTTGACATGGTGCAAGTACTCACTCACTTTGGAAAACTAGCGCAAATGACACGAGTCTTTGCTCTGCTGCAGCCGAGTCCCGAGACTTTCAGTCTTTTCGACGAGATCATACTCGTGTCGGAAGGCTTGATTTTGTATGCTGGACCAATCGACGAGGTAGAGGATTACTTCGCTGAGCTTGGCTATCGATCTCCACAGTTCATGGATGTCGCTGACTTTCTACAAACGGTTTCTACCGAGGACGGTAAGAAACTGTATCACCCT CATGGAAGCATTGTCTCGCAGCTTACCTTGTTGAAGCAAGTGAAGAAAAAGTACGCCAACTCCTTCTTTCGAAATACGTGGTTGAATCTGAAACGattcttgttgttgtggacgAGGGATAAAAGAGTGATTTTCGCCAGTGCAGTCAAGAACATATTGATGGGTGTCAGTGTTGGCGGAGTATTCCGCGACGTCGATGACGAAGTCTCTATTTTAGGGGCTCTTTTTCAATCAGGTCTTTTTATCATGCTCGGGGCAATGCAAAGTGCATCTGGGCTAGTAAACGACCGCGTTATCTTTTATAAGCAAATGGACGCCAATTTCTTCTCGTCGTGGCCCTACACGCTGGGAAGAACTTTGGCAGGATTCCCACAG ACCATCATGGATGTCTTCACGTTTGGGACAATTCTTTACTTTATGGTTGGACTTAGCGATCGAGCTGTGACCGAATATTTCTTGTTTATTGCAATTTTAATGACTTTTGCAATGATGATGAATATGCAGCTAGCAGTGTTTGCATCGTTCGCTCCAGACTCTCAGCTGCAAGTCTACAGTGCTTGTACACTACTGCTGCTAATTCTGTTCGGTGGTTACATTGTGGCGCCTGATGCCATCCCCTCGTTTTATCTTTGGATATATTGGTGGAATCCTTTTGCTTGGGCTTATCGTGCTTTGGTGATCAATGAGTTTCGTAGTTCACGATGGGATGATCCAGACGCGACGCTTGCAGGGATTGGTTTCGTGTACGGTATAGATTCTAGGCCATTTGAACAGGACTGGCTGGGGTATTGCTTCCTTTATATGACCATTTACTTTTTCGGTTGCGTAGTTCTGACGGCTGTGAGTCTTGGCTAC CGTCGGAGGGTCAATGTACCCTTTAAACCTGTGACATTGTCTTTTGCAGACGTTTGCTACGAAGTCAAAGCTTCaacaaaaaatgaaactCTAAAACTTTTGAATGGTGTCAATGGAATTTTCCGATCAGGACGCATG TGCGCATTGATGGGATCGAGTGGAGCAGGCAAAACGACATTGCTG GATGTGATTGCTCTAAGAAAAAGGACTGGATCAGTGACGGGTGACGTTCGGTTGAATGGATGGTCACAGGACAAAATCTCGTTTTGTCGTTGCTCTGGATACGTTGAGCAATTTGACGTCCAGTCACCGGAGCTGACGGTTCGGGAGACAATTCTGTTCTCTGCTCGGCTCCGCCTCGATCGCGATGTCGTCACAAGCGAAGAGGACCGGGAGGCTTTCGTCGACCAAGTCATTGACGATATGGAACTTCTTCCTTTGGCTGATTCGTTAGTTGGTAGTGACGAGGGAATCGGTCTAAGTTTTGAGCAAAAGAAGAGGTTATCAATTGCGGTTGAACTCGCGGCTTCACCGTCTGTCGTCTTCCTGGATGAG CCTACGAGTGGTTTAGACGCCCGAAGCGCTCTACTTGTGGTAAGGGCGCTACGCAATATTTCAGACAAAGGGCAAACCATCGTCGCAACTATTCATCAACCATCGTCAGCGATTTTTGAGATGTTT GAcgaattgttgttgttgaaacGAGGTGGGCAGGTTGTTTTTCAAGGAGACTTGGGAAAAGATTGCTCGCGTTTAGTGAACTATTTTGAAAATTTGGGGGCAACAAAGATCGAACTCGGGGAAAATCCTGCGAACTGGATGCTTCGGGTAATTACATCGGAAGACATGGGTGATCTTGCGCAAAAGTACGTCGAGTCAAAGGAGTACGCACTCCTGCGTAAAGATCTGGATGAAATCAAGGCTGTCCAAGATCCCGAGTTAAAAATTGAGTACAAAGATGAATTTGCTGCCAGCAAGGCTGTACGACAGCTACTTGTCAACGGACGCCTACGCTTGATCTATTGGCGGTCACCAGCATACAATCTATCTCGCTTGATGGTATCTATGGTGATTGCCTTTGTTCTAGGATCGGTCTTTATTCTTGTCCGGCATCCAGAAATCTACACCGAAGTGGAGATGCGCTCCCGCCTGTCCGTAATCTTTCTAACGTTCATTATCACCGGTATCATGGCCATTCTTTCGGTAATCCCCGTCATGACCAAGATTCGGGAGATGTTTTATCGCCACCAAGATTCAGGAATGTACGATAGTGCCGCCATTGGTTGGGCCCTCGGTTCGGCTGAGAAGCTTTTCATTGTTCTGGCCACCACCATCTTTACGGTTGTCTTTTTGAGCGTAGCGGGTATGACCAAGTCGTTGCGTGGATTGTTTGGGTTTTGG GGATTCTTCACGTTCAACTTTGCGATATACTCCTACTTTGGACAGGCTTTCGTTTGTTTGGTTGAGAATCCTGCAACGGCATTAATTTTGTCGAGTGTCTTTATCGGCCTCAATAACTTCTTTGCCGGTTTAATTGTGCGTCCGCAACTGTTGGTTGGTTCGTTTTTTGCCTTTCCATTTTACATCACGCCCGGTCAATACGTCTACGAAGGTATGGTGACCAGTTTGTACAAGGGCAGTCCCAAAATTGTAACGGCCGATGTGGGCGGAGGCTTTTTCGAATACTTGGTGGACACGGGCGTGTGTGTTCCGCAACAGCCAGAGCCGTGTCAGGGGACCGTGTCCGACTTTATCGACGTCTTTTTCGGCGGCGTCTTTACGGACGATCATATTTCTCGCAACGCACTGATTCTGGGCGGTATATTGATCTTGACACGAGTCTTGACCTTTGCCGGTCTCAAGTACATTCGTTATAATTAG
- a CDS encoding predicted protein — translation MARWFRSEPMEYISLIVNEDAAHDCLADLGKLGVIQFTDLNPDLTPFQRRYVSYVKRCDELERKLRYFSNEIEKFEIDLVSAGTVDNFVMSPTLVSSMGNGSKKSGAQLLESLEVELEQYESQLRELNSYSEKLTTEYNEKVELQEVLEKAHGLLDSDAAPRPDLDMRFSSITGVVSTEEKVRFERMIFRATRGNCYIRFAPIQQPITDPESGNLVEKSVFIIFYKSESIEGKLKRICDAFSAHRYSLPDMDDAGSVDKMLTENAQELVDSRTVLLKNQDTRFRLCQLLAKHTERWTWIVLREKAVYHSLNMFKADVQGMLRGEGWVIAESTDAVRQAVERAHSNMDMAMPSLVDLVPQPWPTPPTHFITNKFTYGYQEFVNTYGIPRYREANPALFTAATFPFLFGVMYGDIGHGLFLFCAGCYLLWNEKANENAKLGELGDGMHSGRYMIVMMGFFAVYAGFMYNDAFSLGLNLFGTRYKFEGQDSGTVEEGDVAYQTFSYGSGESVYPFGLDPIWHVTSNELLFFNSFKMKLSVIFGIIQMFCGTCLKGANAVYFGERLDFLFEFLPMVAFASSMFVYMVILIVLKWCINWNSRMLSATCVDPNGAGWGASNYPPNLITTLINIALNPGVVDEPLYAGQGPIQNILLLIAFVSVPILLLAKPYYLSQKTHSPVVHHSDDLENGHDEDDHEDDDHGFGEIVIHQAIETIEFVLGMVSNTASYLRLWALSLAHSELATVFWEKAMLSTLNMNWFAAFFGFGIFAGVTFGVLLMMDVLECFLHALRLHWVEFQNKFFAADGVRFSPYSFKQVIKDTSA, via the exons ATGGCGCGTTGGTTTCGTTCCGAACCGATGGAGTACATCTCCCTCATTGTGAACGAGGATGCCGCTCACGACTGTTTAGCGGACCTCGGAAAGCTTGGGGTGATCCAGTTCACGGAC TTGAACCCTGACTTGACTCCATTCCAGCGTCGCTACGTTTCTTACGTTAAGCGATGTGATGAGTTGGAACGCAAGCTTCGTTATTTCTCCAACGAGATTGAAAAGTTCGAGATTGACCTTGTTTCGGCTGGAACAGTCGACAACTTTGTCATGTCTCCCACGCTTGTGTCCAGTATGGGTAATGGCTCAAAAAAGAGCGGTGCTCAATTGCTCGAGAGTCTCGAAGTTGAACTTGAACAATACGAGTCGCAGCTCAGGGAACTCAATTCTTACTCCGAAAAGCTTACCACCGAGTACAATGAAAAGGTCGAGCTCCAGGAAGTCCTCGAGAAGGCCC ATGGGCTCCTTGACTCGGACGCTGCCCCTCGTCCCGACTTGGACATGCGATTCTCTTCGATTACCGGGGTCGTATCCACAGAAGAGAAGGTCCGCTTTGAACGCATGATCTTTCGTGCCACTCGAGGAAACTGCTACATTCGATTCGCTCCTATTCAGCAGCCCATTACCGATCCGGAATCTGGAAACTTGGTCGAAAAGTCCGTCTTTATTATCTTTTACAAGTCTGAGTCCATTGAAGGCAAGCTCAAGCGCATTTGTGACGCATTCTCTGCTCACCGATACTCTCTCCCTGATATGGACGATGCCGGATCAGTTGACAAGATGCTGACGGAGAACGCACAGGAACTCGTCGACTCTCGCACTGTTTTGCTCAAGAACCAGGATACGCGCTTCCGTCTCTGTCAGCTGCTTGCGAAGCACACGGAGCGCTGGACGTGGATCGTCCTCCGCGAAAAGGCTGTTTATCACTCTCTGAATATGTTCAAGGCTGATGTTCAGGGTATGCTTCGTGGTGAAGGTTGGGTCATTGCTGAGTCCACCGACGCTGTCCGTCAAGCAGTTGAACGTGCTCACTCCAATATGGACATGGCCATGCCTTCCTTGGTGGACTTGGTTCCCCAACCATGGCCTACTCCTCCCACGCACTTTATCACCAACAAGTTTACCTACGGATACCAGGAATTCGTCAACACGTACGGTATTCCACGTTACCGGGAAGCCAACCCTGCGCTTTTCACAGCCGCCACATTCCCCTTCCTGTTCGGTGTCATGTACGGAGACATTGGTCATGGTCTCTTCTTATTCTGCGCTGGTTGCTACTTACTTTGGAATGAGAAGGCTAACGAGAATGCAAAACTTGGTGAGCTAGGCGACGGTATGCACTCTGGTCGATACATGATTGTCATGATGGGCTTCTTTGCCGTGTACGCTGGTTTCATGTACAACGACGCATTTTCCCTCGGTCTCAACCTTTTTGGAACTCGCTACAAGTTCGAGGGCCAGGATTCTGGTACCGTCGAAGAAGGTGATGTTGCCTATCAAACGTTCAGTTATGGTTCCGGTGAATCCGTGTATCCGTTCGGACTCGATCCCATTTGGCACGTTACCTCCAACGAATTGCTCTTCTTCAACTCGTTCAAGATGAAACTTTCCGTCATTTTTGGTATCATCCAGATGTTTTGTGGTACTTGCCTCAAGGGAGCGAATGCCGTCTACTTTGGCGAAAGACTCgactttttgtttgagttCCTTCCCATGGTTGCGTTTGCGTCTTCGATGTTTGTTTACATGGTTATCCTCATTGTTCTGAAGTGGTGCATCAACTGGAATAGCCGGATGCTTTCCGCCACTTGCGTTGATCCTAATGGCGCTGGATGGGGAGCGTCCAATTAC CCTCCCAATCTTATCACAACTTTGATCAATATCGCCCTCAACCCGGGTGTTGTTGATGAACCTTTGTACGCTGGACAGGGACCAATCCAGAACATTTTACTTTTGATCGCCTTCGTCTCGGTTCCTATTTTACTTTTGGCCAAGCCTTACTATCTATCCCAGAAGACGCATTCCCCCGTTGTGCACCACTCGGACGATCTCGAGAATGGGCATGACGAGGATGACCACGAGGATGATGACCATGGTTTCGGAGAGATTGTTATCCACCAGGCCATTGAAACGATCGAGTTCGTTCTCGGTATGGTTTCGAATACGGCGTCGTACCTTCGTCTCTGGGCTCTTTCCTTGGCGCACTCCGAACTTGCTACTGTCTTTTGGGAGAAGGCCATGCTTTCTACCTTGAACATGAACTGGTTCGCCGCCTTTTTTGGATTCGGTATCTTTGCCGGCGTGACATTCGGAGTGTTGCTCATGATGGATGTATTGGAATGTTTCTTGCACGCCCTTCGTCTTCACTGGGTCGAATTTCAGAACAAGTTTTTTGCCGCTGATGGCGTACGCTTTTCGCCGTACTCGTTTAAGCAGGTGATTAAGGATACCAGTGCCTAG
- the PTD9 gene encoding desaturase delta 9 desaturase (delta 9 desaturase, microsomal membrane-bound, probably acts primarily on acyl-CoA ester substrates, specifically for the conversion of stearoyl-CoA to Oleoyl-CoA. Distinct from plastid-localized, soluble, acyl-ACP delta 9 desaturase. Contains three typical 'Histidine-box' motifs. Oxygen-requiring, di-iron binding, oxidoreductase. Most similar to metazoan delta 9 desaturases.), with protein sequence MDLSSEMLREIPGTLSQHYKAGNLNYPMIVYTTIVHTVALVGLCTIPQASAETLLWAFVLWPISGFGITVGVHRLWSHRSYEAALPVRFVLMLCNSIANQGSIYHWSRDHRVHHKFSETDADPHNARRGFFFAHMGWLFVKKDPAVIEAGREMDFSDLLEDPVVALQKMVDPWFALYMCYVMPAQVASYFWGENFWTAFLVAGGLRYCFVLHCTWLVNSAAHLYGDHPYDLTSYPAENPFVSWCAVGEGWHNWHHKYPFDYAASEFGVSSQYNPSKLVIDVLASVGLVWGRKRGTAAWAMGRARRDRDIAQGKEMPKQPPRPWEVRTVARKIA encoded by the exons ATGGACTTGTCTTCCGAAATGCTCCGTGAAATTCCCGGGACATTGTCCCAACACTACAAGGCGGGCAACCTGAACTATCCCATGATTGTTTATACTACGATCGTACACACAGTAGCTCTTGTTGGGCTCTGTACGATCCCACAAGCTTCCGCTGAAACGTTGCTCTGGGCCTTTGTCCTTTGGCCGATCAG TGGTTTTGGTATCACCGTAGGAGTGCATCGACTTTGGTCGCACCGTTCATACGAAGCCGCATTGCCAGTCCGTTTTGTCCTTATGCTGTGCAACTCCATTGCTAATCAAGGATCCATCTACCACTGGTCACGGGATCACCGCGTGCACCACAAGTTCTCCGAAACAGATGCCGACCCGCACAATGCCCGACgaggtttcttctttgcgcACATGGGTTGGTTGTTTGTCAAGAAGGACCCCGCCGTCATTGAAGCCGGCCGGGAAATGGACTTTTCCGATCTCCTGGAAGACCCCGTGGTCGCCCTACAGAAAATGGTCGATCCTTGGTTCGCCTTGTACATGTGCTATGTCATGCCGGCACAAGTCGCTTCCTACTTTTGGGGCGAGAACTTTTGGACCGCCTTCCTCGTTGCCGGTGGACTCCGGTACTGTTTCGTCCTCCACTGCACCTGGCTCGTCAACTCGGCCgcacacttgtacggagatcACCCCTACGATCTTACCTCCTACCCGGCCGAAAACCCTTTCGTGAGCTGGTGTGCCGTCGGAGAAGGATGGCACAACTGGCATCACAAGTATCCCTTTGATTACGCCGCCTCTGAATTTGGAGTTTCGTCCCAGTACAATCCGTCCAAACTCGTCATTGATGTTCTGGCATCGGTTGGTTTGGTGTGGGGACGAAAGCGTGGTACTGCCGCCTGGGCTATGGGACGCGCGCGGAGAGATCGGGACATTGCGCAAGGCAAGGAAATGCCGAAACAACCCCCGCGACCGTGGGAAGTTCGTACCGTCGCACGCAAGATTGCGTAA
- a CDS encoding predicted protein: MVLLFPGSYYSPPEDLSTFSNMRPKMTLRTASSTCPPVHPRSTPKTIQQHTTGNPFPTRLRRAKSLPGNFLGSRDAGKALFWFRPKHANATSASRCQITLQYRRLDSEPAEKQSHPLDLPNLNDTLSRSFSTIETTCIDDESELWEYDDDEDSLVDEANEGLRGLIFLDERE; this comes from the coding sequence ATGGTTCTACTATTCCCTGGATCATATTATTCCCCACCGGAGGATCTTTCGACGTTTTCGAACATGCGGCCCAAAATGACGCTTAGAACGGCATCCTCCACATGCCCACCGGTTCATCCACGATCGACGCCAAAGACCATACAACAACACACAACTGGAAACCCATTTCCTACCCGACTTCGACGCGCCAAATCTCTACCTGGTAACTTCCTGGGCTCTCGGGATGCTGGAAAGGCAttgttttggtttcgtcCCAAGCATGCGAATGCTACTTCGGCTTCACGGTGTCAGATCACACTCCAATATCGTCGGCTGGATTCCGAGCCAGCAGAGAAACAGAGCCACCCACTGGATCTTCCTAACCTCAACGATACCCTATCGCGATCATTCTCCACCATCGAAACGACATGCATTGACGATGAAAGCGAGCTTTGggaatacgacgacgatgaggataGCCTCGTGGATGAAGCCAATGAAGGTCTGAGAGGTTTGATCTTTCTGGACGAAAGGGAATGA